In bacterium, the genomic window CGCGGCGCGGGCAGGGAGGGCTGGATCAGGCAGTCCACGCTCTGCAGGAGCGCGGGCACCCGGTCGTAGGGAATGCCCCCCATCAGGCGGACGGCGTCGCCCAGGCCGTACAGGCTGATCAACCGGCGCAGCCAATCCCCGTCCTCACCGGTGCCGACCACCGCGGCGGAAACCCGCACGCCCCGGAGCCGCAAGGCATGAACGGCGTGGATCAGGTCCCGCTGCCCCTTCTCCCAGGTAAGGCGGCCCAGGACCAGCACCAAAAAGCTCTCCGGGTCGGCGGCCAGCTCACTCCTGAGAGACGGCTCGGCTTCCCCGGGGCGGAAACGCTCCAGGTCCACGGCGTTCCCGCCCACCCGAATCCGCTCTTCCTCGATGCCCTCCTGCCGGCAGAGCTGGGCCGAGTACCGGCTGACTGCGATGAAAAGCCCCGCCCCACGGCGCGTCTCCTCGATGAAAGCGCGGGCCTTCGGTTTGTAACCCCAGATGTGGGGGAGGTTCTCGTGGACCGTCACCACCACCGGCGGCGCCAAGCCTCGGCGGTGGGCGCGGACACACTGCCAGGTGAAGGGGTAGTGGATTTCAGCCGAGCGGATCAGATCGAAGTCCGTCAGGTGGCGTTCCAGCCCATAGCAGTACTCGCGCTCGAAGCTCCGGCTGATCAGGAGGTTTCTCGGCCAAAGGCCGCTCACCAGGTCCCCGATGCGCGCCGTGCCGCGCAGACGGATAAGCCCGAGCGGATAGCCCTCGGGG contains:
- a CDS encoding glycosyltransferase family 4 protein; the protein is MAQPLKLLHVRGDLLSTWLMAKFLPLEESGFRQSCILRRDNRSPIPEGYPLGLIRLRGTARIGDLVSGLWPRNLLISRSFEREYCYGLERHLTDFDLIRSAEIHYPFTWQCVRAHRRGLAPPVVVTVHENLPHIWGYKPKARAFIEETRRGAGLFIAVSRYSAQLCRQEGIEEERIRVGGNAVDLERFRPGEAEPSLRSELAADPESFLVLVLGRLTWEKGQRDLIHAVHALRLRGVRVSAAVVGTGEDGDWLRRLISLYGLGDAVRLMGGIPYDRVPALLQSVDCLIQPSLPAPRWQEQFGMAALEAMACGKPVITTPTGGIPEVVGDAGLYFTPGKYTELAELIQRLESEPDLRDDLAGRGLERARLFSLPVIAGLYAEYFREAARG